A window of Chaetodon auriga isolate fChaAug3 chromosome 2, fChaAug3.hap1, whole genome shotgun sequence contains these coding sequences:
- the LOC143326958 gene encoding LIM domain and actin-binding protein 1-like isoform X3, which produces MKKYKTSESAAPSLRSANLSALKKRWEQAGNLDQAKPPSAPPPSQSSSRNRPPALSRPAPEAEHHPPLESPGPLTAQGGQLTTSRVQKPSAAPKAPQGEEQRGMDRDELTNSERPEKHEEQVPTSPCSIYEKPRVPLNNLKMRFERGEDTMGKGGRTTLRSTSSEDMDQQGGPPVVDRVLESTSMKEKMAKYQAAVFKQGTTPSGLTPEQPAPKTSAAADQKHSPAPECNGENSEQPKALRKFCPPVRETCIACLKTVYPLERLVALQHVYHKSCFRCVHCSTKLSLGNYASLHGNVYCKPHFSQLFKAKGNYDEGFGHRPHKELWEPRADGEEGEEAVKPKEQERPAAVTRPAESTSDEQPVEETSPQVKVTDLTALLETRRQTHAASGEKLQSAEKLADARRLRVAWPPPAGEGQAGTPALSPVTEGAAFGRSVRAKWPPVDDVPSSFQSSDRAELKSLRRSSSLKERSRPFTIAAKPSTATSLEPRGHRRPLRSLLEWRKSFEEKNPTEEPPKENQPELQQMKPQEKKEPQIQSETISVEEVETLPEQQEQAQTAKAAADKMAVEEGSLRSISPDLSPSPSPPLQPKQNRTSQDVGFWEEDKEGSDAEELTAEDIIKRNRYYEEEEEEEQDSDS; this is translated from the exons ATGAAGAAATACAAG ACTTCAGAGAGTGCGGCACCCTCCCTGCGGTCAGCCAACCTGAGTGCTCTGAAGAAGCGCTGGGAGCAGGCAGGGAACCTTGATCAGGCAAAACCTCCATCTGCCCCACCTCCTAGCCAGTCCAGCTCCCGCAACAGGCCTCCTGCTCTGTCCAGGCCTGCTCCTGAAGCCGAGCACCATCCTCCATTAGAGAGCCCCGGCCCACTGACCGCTCAGGGAGGCCAGCTTACAACCAGTCGTGTCCAGAAGCCCTCCGCAGCTCCAAAGGCACCCCAAGGTGAAGAACAGAGAGGGATGGACAGGGATGAGCTGACAAACAGTGAAAGACCTGAAAAGCATGAAGAACAAGTTCCAACCAGCCCCTGTTCCATTTACGAAAAACCCAGAGTTCCACTGAACAACCTGAAGATGAGgtttgagagaggagaggacaccaTGGGCAAG GGTGGCAGAACAACACTGCGCAGTACTTCATCAGAGGACATGGACCAACAAGGGg GTCCGCCTGTGGTTGACAGAGTGCTGGAGTCGACGTCCATGAAGGAGAAGATGGCCAAGTACcaggctgctgtttttaaaCAAGGCACCACTCCCTCT ggTCTGACCCCAGAGCAGCCTGCTCcgaaaacatctgcagcagctgatcagaAACACAGTCCTGCACCTGAGTGCAATG gGGAGAACAGCGAACAACCCAAAGCACTGAGG AAGTTCTGCCCACCGGTGAGGGAGACGTGCATCGCTTGTCTGAAGACCGTGTACCCGCTGGAGAGACTGGTGGCTCTGCAGCACGTCTACCACAAAAGCTGCTTCCGCTGTGTTCACTGCAGCACTAAGCTCAG TCTTGGGAACTATGCTTCGCTGCATGGTAACGTCTACTGCAAGCCCCATTTCAGCCAGCTGTTTAAAGCTAAAGGCAACTACGATGAGGGCTTTGGCCATCGGCCTCACAAGGAGCTTTGGGAGCCTCgagctgatggagaggaaggtgaggaagCAGTGAAGCCAAAAGAACAAGAGAGACCAGCAGCGGTGACGCGTCCGGCTGAGAGTACCTCTGACGAACAGCCGGTTGAGGAAACATCCCCGCAGGTTAAAGTTACAGACCTGACTGCCTTGCTGGAGACTCGTAGGCAGACACATGCCGCCTCTGGAGAGAAGCTCCAGTCTGCAGAGAAGCTGGCGGACGCACGCAGGCTGAGGGTCGCCTGGCCTCCTCCGGCTGGTGAGGGCCAGGCTGGGACGCCAGCGCTCAGTCCAGTCACAGAGGGAGCTGCTTTTGGCCGATCTGTGAGAGCCAAGTGGCCCCCGGTGGATGATGTGCCATCATCCTTCCAGAGCTCAGATCGGGCTGAACTGAAGAGCCTGAGGAGGAGCTCCTCTCTAAAGGAGCGCAGTCGGCCATTTACAATCGCAGCTAAACCCAGCACCGCAACCAGTCTGGAACCCAGGGGACACCGTCGCCCTCTCAGATCCCTGCTGGAATGGAGGAAATCCTTTGAGGAGAAAAACCCAACTGAGGAGCCACCCAAGGAAAATCAGCCAGAGCTTCAGCAGATGAAACcgcaagaaaagaaagagccTCAAATACAGAGTGAGACCATCTCAGTGGAGGAAGTGGAGACTCTGCCCGAGCAACAGGAACAAGCACAGACAGCTAAGGCAGCTGCAGACAAGATGGCGGTAGAAGAGGGCTCTCTCAGAAGCATCTCCCCGGATCTCTCACCATcaccctctccacctctccaaCCAAAGCAGAACCGCACCTCCCAGGATGTTGGCTTCtgggaggaggacaaagaaggAAGTGATGCCGAGGAGCTGACTGCAGAGGATATAATCAAGAGGAACCGCTActacgaggaggaggaggaggaggaacaggactCTGACTCATAG
- the LOC143326958 gene encoding LIM domain and actin-binding protein 1-like isoform X2 — MESGPFNRRSWATQSLRVTAKELSLSGRGRNNAIADRFFKYQRAAEESSAEKKKTSESAAPSLRSANLSALKKRWEQAGNLDQAKPPSAPPPSQSSSRNRPPALSRPAPEAEHHPPLESPGPLTAQGGQLTTSRVQKPSAAPKAPQGEEQRGMDRDELTNSERPEKHEEQVPTSPCSIYEKPRVPLNNLKMRFERGEDTMGKGGRTTLRSTSSEDMDQQGGPPVVDRVLESTSMKEKMAKYQAAVFKQGTTPSGLTPEQPAPKTSAAADQKHSPAPECNGENSEQPKALRFCPPVRETCIACLKTVYPLERLVALQHVYHKSCFRCVHCSTKLSLGNYASLHGNVYCKPHFSQLFKAKGNYDEGFGHRPHKELWEPRADGEEGEEAVKPKEQERPAAVTRPAESTSDEQPVEETSPQVKVTDLTALLETRRQTHAASGEKLQSAEKLADARRLRVAWPPPAGEGQAGTPALSPVTEGAAFGRSVRAKWPPVDDVPSSFQSSDRAELKSLRRSSSLKERSRPFTIAAKPSTATSLEPRGHRRPLRSLLEWRKSFEEKNPTEEPPKENQPELQQMKPQEKKEPQIQSETISVEEVETLPEQQEQAQTAKAAADKMAVEEGSLRSISPDLSPSPSPPLQPKQNRTSQDVGFWEEDKEGSDAEELTAEDIIKRNRYYEEEEEEEQDSDS; from the exons ATGGAAAGTGGTCCATTCAATCGACGGTCCTGGGCGACGCAGTCCTTGCGCGTGACTGCGAAGGAGCTGTCACTGAGTGGCCGGGGGAGAAACAATGCCATAGCTGATCGCTTCTTCAA gtaccagagagctgctgaggagTCCAGcgcagagaagaaaaag ACTTCAGAGAGTGCGGCACCCTCCCTGCGGTCAGCCAACCTGAGTGCTCTGAAGAAGCGCTGGGAGCAGGCAGGGAACCTTGATCAGGCAAAACCTCCATCTGCCCCACCTCCTAGCCAGTCCAGCTCCCGCAACAGGCCTCCTGCTCTGTCCAGGCCTGCTCCTGAAGCCGAGCACCATCCTCCATTAGAGAGCCCCGGCCCACTGACCGCTCAGGGAGGCCAGCTTACAACCAGTCGTGTCCAGAAGCCCTCCGCAGCTCCAAAGGCACCCCAAGGTGAAGAACAGAGAGGGATGGACAGGGATGAGCTGACAAACAGTGAAAGACCTGAAAAGCATGAAGAACAAGTTCCAACCAGCCCCTGTTCCATTTACGAAAAACCCAGAGTTCCACTGAACAACCTGAAGATGAGgtttgagagaggagaggacaccaTGGGCAAG GGTGGCAGAACAACACTGCGCAGTACTTCATCAGAGGACATGGACCAACAAGGGg GTCCGCCTGTGGTTGACAGAGTGCTGGAGTCGACGTCCATGAAGGAGAAGATGGCCAAGTACcaggctgctgtttttaaaCAAGGCACCACTCCCTCT ggTCTGACCCCAGAGCAGCCTGCTCcgaaaacatctgcagcagctgatcagaAACACAGTCCTGCACCTGAGTGCAATG gGGAGAACAGCGAACAACCCAAAGCACTGAGG TTCTGCCCACCGGTGAGGGAGACGTGCATCGCTTGTCTGAAGACCGTGTACCCGCTGGAGAGACTGGTGGCTCTGCAGCACGTCTACCACAAAAGCTGCTTCCGCTGTGTTCACTGCAGCACTAAGCTCAG TCTTGGGAACTATGCTTCGCTGCATGGTAACGTCTACTGCAAGCCCCATTTCAGCCAGCTGTTTAAAGCTAAAGGCAACTACGATGAGGGCTTTGGCCATCGGCCTCACAAGGAGCTTTGGGAGCCTCgagctgatggagaggaaggtgaggaagCAGTGAAGCCAAAAGAACAAGAGAGACCAGCAGCGGTGACGCGTCCGGCTGAGAGTACCTCTGACGAACAGCCGGTTGAGGAAACATCCCCGCAGGTTAAAGTTACAGACCTGACTGCCTTGCTGGAGACTCGTAGGCAGACACATGCCGCCTCTGGAGAGAAGCTCCAGTCTGCAGAGAAGCTGGCGGACGCACGCAGGCTGAGGGTCGCCTGGCCTCCTCCGGCTGGTGAGGGCCAGGCTGGGACGCCAGCGCTCAGTCCAGTCACAGAGGGAGCTGCTTTTGGCCGATCTGTGAGAGCCAAGTGGCCCCCGGTGGATGATGTGCCATCATCCTTCCAGAGCTCAGATCGGGCTGAACTGAAGAGCCTGAGGAGGAGCTCCTCTCTAAAGGAGCGCAGTCGGCCATTTACAATCGCAGCTAAACCCAGCACCGCAACCAGTCTGGAACCCAGGGGACACCGTCGCCCTCTCAGATCCCTGCTGGAATGGAGGAAATCCTTTGAGGAGAAAAACCCAACTGAGGAGCCACCCAAGGAAAATCAGCCAGAGCTTCAGCAGATGAAACcgcaagaaaagaaagagccTCAAATACAGAGTGAGACCATCTCAGTGGAGGAAGTGGAGACTCTGCCCGAGCAACAGGAACAAGCACAGACAGCTAAGGCAGCTGCAGACAAGATGGCGGTAGAAGAGGGCTCTCTCAGAAGCATCTCCCCGGATCTCTCACCATcaccctctccacctctccaaCCAAAGCAGAACCGCACCTCCCAGGATGTTGGCTTCtgggaggaggacaaagaaggAAGTGATGCCGAGGAGCTGACTGCAGAGGATATAATCAAGAGGAACCGCTActacgaggaggaggaggaggaggaacaggactCTGACTCATAG
- the LOC143326958 gene encoding LIM domain and actin-binding protein 1-like isoform X1, protein MESGPFNRRSWATQSLRVTAKELSLSGRGRNNAIADRFFKYQRAAEESSAEKKKTSESAAPSLRSANLSALKKRWEQAGNLDQAKPPSAPPPSQSSSRNRPPALSRPAPEAEHHPPLESPGPLTAQGGQLTTSRVQKPSAAPKAPQGEEQRGMDRDELTNSERPEKHEEQVPTSPCSIYEKPRVPLNNLKMRFERGEDTMGKGGRTTLRSTSSEDMDQQGGPPVVDRVLESTSMKEKMAKYQAAVFKQGTTPSGLTPEQPAPKTSAAADQKHSPAPECNGENSEQPKALRKFCPPVRETCIACLKTVYPLERLVALQHVYHKSCFRCVHCSTKLSLGNYASLHGNVYCKPHFSQLFKAKGNYDEGFGHRPHKELWEPRADGEEGEEAVKPKEQERPAAVTRPAESTSDEQPVEETSPQVKVTDLTALLETRRQTHAASGEKLQSAEKLADARRLRVAWPPPAGEGQAGTPALSPVTEGAAFGRSVRAKWPPVDDVPSSFQSSDRAELKSLRRSSSLKERSRPFTIAAKPSTATSLEPRGHRRPLRSLLEWRKSFEEKNPTEEPPKENQPELQQMKPQEKKEPQIQSETISVEEVETLPEQQEQAQTAKAAADKMAVEEGSLRSISPDLSPSPSPPLQPKQNRTSQDVGFWEEDKEGSDAEELTAEDIIKRNRYYEEEEEEEQDSDS, encoded by the exons ATGGAAAGTGGTCCATTCAATCGACGGTCCTGGGCGACGCAGTCCTTGCGCGTGACTGCGAAGGAGCTGTCACTGAGTGGCCGGGGGAGAAACAATGCCATAGCTGATCGCTTCTTCAA gtaccagagagctgctgaggagTCCAGcgcagagaagaaaaag ACTTCAGAGAGTGCGGCACCCTCCCTGCGGTCAGCCAACCTGAGTGCTCTGAAGAAGCGCTGGGAGCAGGCAGGGAACCTTGATCAGGCAAAACCTCCATCTGCCCCACCTCCTAGCCAGTCCAGCTCCCGCAACAGGCCTCCTGCTCTGTCCAGGCCTGCTCCTGAAGCCGAGCACCATCCTCCATTAGAGAGCCCCGGCCCACTGACCGCTCAGGGAGGCCAGCTTACAACCAGTCGTGTCCAGAAGCCCTCCGCAGCTCCAAAGGCACCCCAAGGTGAAGAACAGAGAGGGATGGACAGGGATGAGCTGACAAACAGTGAAAGACCTGAAAAGCATGAAGAACAAGTTCCAACCAGCCCCTGTTCCATTTACGAAAAACCCAGAGTTCCACTGAACAACCTGAAGATGAGgtttgagagaggagaggacaccaTGGGCAAG GGTGGCAGAACAACACTGCGCAGTACTTCATCAGAGGACATGGACCAACAAGGGg GTCCGCCTGTGGTTGACAGAGTGCTGGAGTCGACGTCCATGAAGGAGAAGATGGCCAAGTACcaggctgctgtttttaaaCAAGGCACCACTCCCTCT ggTCTGACCCCAGAGCAGCCTGCTCcgaaaacatctgcagcagctgatcagaAACACAGTCCTGCACCTGAGTGCAATG gGGAGAACAGCGAACAACCCAAAGCACTGAGG AAGTTCTGCCCACCGGTGAGGGAGACGTGCATCGCTTGTCTGAAGACCGTGTACCCGCTGGAGAGACTGGTGGCTCTGCAGCACGTCTACCACAAAAGCTGCTTCCGCTGTGTTCACTGCAGCACTAAGCTCAG TCTTGGGAACTATGCTTCGCTGCATGGTAACGTCTACTGCAAGCCCCATTTCAGCCAGCTGTTTAAAGCTAAAGGCAACTACGATGAGGGCTTTGGCCATCGGCCTCACAAGGAGCTTTGGGAGCCTCgagctgatggagaggaaggtgaggaagCAGTGAAGCCAAAAGAACAAGAGAGACCAGCAGCGGTGACGCGTCCGGCTGAGAGTACCTCTGACGAACAGCCGGTTGAGGAAACATCCCCGCAGGTTAAAGTTACAGACCTGACTGCCTTGCTGGAGACTCGTAGGCAGACACATGCCGCCTCTGGAGAGAAGCTCCAGTCTGCAGAGAAGCTGGCGGACGCACGCAGGCTGAGGGTCGCCTGGCCTCCTCCGGCTGGTGAGGGCCAGGCTGGGACGCCAGCGCTCAGTCCAGTCACAGAGGGAGCTGCTTTTGGCCGATCTGTGAGAGCCAAGTGGCCCCCGGTGGATGATGTGCCATCATCCTTCCAGAGCTCAGATCGGGCTGAACTGAAGAGCCTGAGGAGGAGCTCCTCTCTAAAGGAGCGCAGTCGGCCATTTACAATCGCAGCTAAACCCAGCACCGCAACCAGTCTGGAACCCAGGGGACACCGTCGCCCTCTCAGATCCCTGCTGGAATGGAGGAAATCCTTTGAGGAGAAAAACCCAACTGAGGAGCCACCCAAGGAAAATCAGCCAGAGCTTCAGCAGATGAAACcgcaagaaaagaaagagccTCAAATACAGAGTGAGACCATCTCAGTGGAGGAAGTGGAGACTCTGCCCGAGCAACAGGAACAAGCACAGACAGCTAAGGCAGCTGCAGACAAGATGGCGGTAGAAGAGGGCTCTCTCAGAAGCATCTCCCCGGATCTCTCACCATcaccctctccacctctccaaCCAAAGCAGAACCGCACCTCCCAGGATGTTGGCTTCtgggaggaggacaaagaaggAAGTGATGCCGAGGAGCTGACTGCAGAGGATATAATCAAGAGGAACCGCTActacgaggaggaggaggaggaggaacaggactCTGACTCATAG